The following are encoded together in the Spartinivicinus poritis genome:
- a CDS encoding type I secretion system permease/ATPase, giving the protein MQQEQQQDQQDTALNQLKTQSAISCLVRVGQLFDIAIDAQQLQHRHGNYESAYDELDIARCAGRYGFKSKWQTIETKALEKIPVPAILFWQGHYWVLEKNDAESNSWQLFNGKTQQVVNISVKALLIIEKLQVMLLNKSDVVKVNALPFGFQWFWQFIKKYRKQFRDVMIVSIFLQLFALVTPFLFQTVIDKVLVSRGLSSLHVLAIGLLSLALFEPIFTFIRSIVFSHLASRVNSELTSYVYQHLIGLPLAFFRTRQTGEIIARIREMDQVRSFMTGTALTLVLDLLFVGVFMAVMFSYAPLLAWLVIGSFVIYAGFWLCITPSLRQRVQRQYEKNADNTAFLTETVTGIETIKTSATEPQFNKQWDEKLANYVKSAFSTSLLGNIAGQGIGLIQKLFSALLLWFGVKLVLEGKLTVGELVAFNMLAGHVTMPVLRLAQVWQEFQQASISLRRVGDIMHHPAENNIQAGKTSQPTIEGEIELRKVTFRYHDDAPEALRRLDLTVKAGQMIGLTGRSGSGKSTITKLVQRLYVPQSGQVLVDGMDLALIDPALLRQNTGVVLQESFLFNGTIRENIIISNPSATEEDMINAAKLAGAHEFIGELQGGYDTPVGERGGNLSGGQRQRVAIARALINDPKILIMDEATSALDYESEQTILENMPAIAKGRTIIVIAHRLNALQHCDNILVLDKGEIAEQGTHSELVKSGGHYAELWELQTASNQSKPNTASNQSTATQAPAFSLNASFKF; this is encoded by the coding sequence ATGCAGCAGGAGCAGCAACAAGATCAGCAGGATACCGCACTGAACCAACTCAAAACCCAGTCAGCCATTAGTTGTTTAGTTAGGGTAGGTCAGTTATTTGATATTGCTATTGATGCACAACAGTTGCAGCATCGTCATGGCAACTATGAATCTGCTTACGATGAGCTGGATATAGCACGTTGTGCAGGGCGTTATGGTTTTAAGTCTAAATGGCAGACAATTGAAACCAAAGCGCTAGAAAAAATACCGGTACCTGCCATATTGTTTTGGCAAGGGCATTATTGGGTATTAGAAAAAAATGATGCCGAAAGTAACAGCTGGCAGCTTTTTAATGGTAAAACACAGCAAGTAGTTAATATCAGTGTTAAAGCATTACTGATAATAGAAAAACTGCAAGTGATGTTATTGAATAAGTCTGATGTGGTAAAAGTGAATGCATTACCCTTTGGCTTTCAGTGGTTCTGGCAGTTTATCAAAAAGTATCGCAAGCAATTTCGTGACGTTATGATCGTCTCCATATTCTTGCAGCTATTTGCTCTAGTCACGCCATTTCTATTTCAAACGGTCATTGATAAGGTATTGGTGAGTCGCGGTTTATCTAGCTTGCATGTATTAGCCATTGGCTTACTCAGTTTGGCTTTATTTGAGCCTATTTTTACCTTTATTCGCTCCATTGTCTTTTCCCACTTGGCCAGCCGGGTCAACTCGGAGTTGACCAGCTATGTCTACCAGCATTTAATAGGGCTTCCGTTAGCTTTTTTCCGTACTCGGCAAACCGGTGAAATTATTGCGCGAATTCGGGAAATGGATCAAGTACGCAGCTTCATGACAGGCACAGCACTAACTTTAGTGTTGGACTTATTATTTGTTGGTGTGTTTATGGCGGTCATGTTTAGTTATGCGCCATTATTAGCCTGGTTGGTTATTGGTTCTTTTGTTATTTATGCTGGGTTTTGGTTGTGTATAACGCCAAGCTTACGCCAACGAGTACAGCGGCAATACGAAAAAAATGCTGATAACACTGCATTCTTAACTGAAACAGTGACTGGTATTGAAACCATCAAAACCTCTGCAACAGAGCCACAATTCAATAAGCAGTGGGATGAAAAATTAGCCAATTATGTTAAATCAGCGTTTAGCACTTCGCTGCTTGGTAATATTGCTGGGCAGGGAATTGGTTTAATTCAAAAACTATTTTCAGCATTACTCTTATGGTTTGGTGTTAAACTAGTGCTTGAAGGTAAGCTGACAGTGGGTGAGCTAGTGGCCTTTAATATGCTGGCTGGCCATGTGACGATGCCAGTGTTAAGACTCGCGCAAGTTTGGCAAGAGTTCCAGCAGGCTTCCATATCCTTACGGCGGGTTGGTGATATTATGCATCATCCTGCCGAAAATAATATTCAAGCAGGCAAAACTTCTCAGCCTACTATTGAAGGTGAAATTGAATTACGTAAAGTGACTTTTCGCTATCATGACGATGCGCCTGAAGCCTTAAGGCGTCTTGACTTAACAGTAAAAGCAGGACAAATGATTGGTTTAACGGGGCGTTCTGGCTCAGGTAAAAGTACTATCACTAAACTGGTACAGCGCTTATATGTGCCACAAAGCGGTCAGGTATTAGTGGATGGAATGGATTTAGCTCTAATAGACCCTGCTTTATTAAGGCAAAATACGGGTGTGGTACTGCAAGAAAGCTTTTTATTTAATGGCACTATTCGAGAAAACATTATAATCAGTAACCCCTCAGCCACTGAGGAGGATATGATTAATGCGGCTAAATTAGCGGGTGCCCATGAGTTTATCGGTGAGTTACAAGGAGGTTATGATACACCAGTTGGAGAACGTGGTGGAAATCTATCTGGCGGTCAACGACAGCGAGTGGCAATTGCTCGGGCACTGATTAATGACCCGAAAATCTTGATTATGGATGAAGCAACTAGCGCTTTGGATTATGAATCTGAGCAAACTATTCTGGAGAATATGCCTGCAATTGCTAAAGGGCGAACGATTATAGTCATTGCTCACCGCTTAAATGCTTTACAGCATTGCGACAATATTTTGGTGTTAGATAAAGGTGAAATTGCGGAGCAAGGCACCCATAGCGAGTTGGTAAAATCTGGTGGTCATTATGCAGAGTTATGGGAGCTGCAAACAGCCAGTAATCAGTCGAAGCCAAATACTGCAAGTAATCAATCCACAGCCACTCAAGCCCCAGCATTTAGTTTAAATGCTTCGTTTAAGTTCTAA
- a CDS encoding HlyD family type I secretion periplasmic adaptor subunit, protein MSIGKHVKTAAAAYQQLKDEPAPVKRQRHEYEFLPAYLEVTDKPPAPLSRKIAWGICGLLFLTVLWASLGHIDIIASATGKVMVSSRTKVIQPLETAVISAIHVRDGQSVKKGDVLIELNPTGAVADTQRLKEQLLFAQLDAARLRALLSDNPKQNFTPPKDAMLNQTEEAKQLMMSQYGEKQAIKKTYASEIKQNQAQQTSTQTELVSRKKVLKSIKKRLAAQDSLVKRDAFPKIQYLELEEEKLQLETDLAVLGSRLLELQAAAVNIIDRRNQAVFERERQWRQQLSEAEKTISQSQQELIKAKERARLQTLIAPVTGVVQELAVHTIGGVVSPAQTLMVVVPKDALLEAEALVLNKDVGFVIPGQEVEIKIDSFPYTKYGTIRGVISNVSKDAVENEQLGLVFPARVEMETDQIMVDGHAINLAPGMTITAEIKTGERRVIEYLLSPLQEYQSEALKER, encoded by the coding sequence ATGAGTATTGGAAAACATGTAAAAACAGCCGCTGCGGCTTACCAGCAATTAAAAGACGAGCCAGCGCCAGTTAAACGGCAGCGGCATGAATACGAATTTTTGCCTGCTTATTTAGAAGTAACTGATAAACCGCCTGCACCATTATCTCGTAAAATTGCCTGGGGAATTTGCGGTTTATTGTTTTTAACTGTCTTATGGGCAAGCTTGGGGCACATCGATATTATTGCCAGTGCTACTGGTAAGGTGATGGTAAGCAGCCGAACCAAAGTCATTCAGCCTCTTGAAACAGCGGTCATTTCTGCGATTCATGTACGTGATGGGCAAAGTGTTAAAAAGGGTGATGTATTAATTGAGTTAAACCCCACGGGCGCTGTAGCAGATACTCAGCGTTTGAAAGAGCAGTTGTTATTTGCCCAGTTGGATGCAGCTCGATTGCGGGCATTATTAAGTGATAACCCCAAGCAAAACTTTACTCCACCAAAAGATGCAATGCTGAATCAAACTGAAGAAGCTAAGCAATTGATGATGAGTCAATATGGTGAAAAACAAGCCATTAAAAAAACCTATGCCAGTGAAATTAAGCAAAACCAGGCTCAGCAAACATCTACACAAACAGAGCTGGTTAGCCGTAAAAAAGTCTTAAAAAGCATTAAAAAACGATTAGCTGCACAGGACTCCCTGGTTAAACGCGATGCTTTTCCAAAAATACAATATCTAGAGTTAGAAGAAGAAAAACTACAATTGGAGACGGATTTAGCGGTTTTAGGCAGTCGATTATTAGAGCTACAAGCTGCGGCAGTCAATATTATTGATCGTCGTAATCAGGCGGTATTTGAACGTGAACGCCAGTGGCGCCAACAGCTTTCTGAAGCGGAAAAAACCATCTCTCAATCTCAACAAGAGTTGATTAAAGCAAAAGAGCGTGCCAGATTACAAACCTTAATTGCACCGGTTACAGGGGTGGTTCAGGAGCTGGCTGTACACACCATTGGTGGGGTGGTAAGCCCTGCACAAACTCTGATGGTAGTAGTGCCGAAAGATGCATTATTAGAGGCTGAAGCATTAGTGCTAAATAAGGATGTGGGTTTTGTTATTCCTGGTCAGGAAGTGGAAATTAAAATTGATAGTTTTCCCTATACTAAATACGGCACTATTCGAGGTGTTATCAGCAACGTTTCTAAAGATGCAGTGGAAAATGAACAGTTAGGATTAGTTTTCCCTGCTCGGGTAGAAATGGAAACTGATCAAATAATGGTTGATGGTCATGCTATTAACTTAGCTCCAGGGATGACGATTACCGCTGAAATCAAAACGGGTGAGCGGCGGGTTATCGAATATTTGCTTAGCCCCTTGCAAGAATACCAGTCAGAAGCATTAAAGGAGCGGTAA
- a CDS encoding type I secretion system permease/ATPase, with protein sequence MKYQPTAEDSQTTLTALQGMLTIAVLLQAVEDPKQHEALVNELSSLPIKQATKQFARQLQLRAKLTAAKAEKMTGLELPLLFLSTEGEYCLLLKLNDKQALIQRPSVGRPEVVEITALEQMWQGPIISVSSKIVADGAKRKFDISWFIPEFIRHRKLLKEVIIAAFFLQVVALVSPLFFQVVMDKVLVHQALSTLDVLVIVLVVVAIFEIVLKGLREYLFAHTTTRIDVQLGSQLFKHLLNLPLIYFKSRSVGVTVMRIRELDTIREFITGAGLTLLVDLTFTIVFFAVMYYYSFFLATLVLLSVPLYIGLSVLITNPLQSRIENLFQCGAINNAFLTETVSGVETVKSLSLEPQLQRRWESQTHDYVKANYQVQWLQVLTSQGVQMIQKVTMVLVLWFGARMVIDLELSIGQLIAFNMMANHVSQPVIRLAELWQQFVQARVSVDRLGDVLNTVPEQNKESARLLEKPKGRIDIDNVIFRYRPDLPPVINEMSLTIQPGELIGVVGPSGSGKSTLTKLIQRLYIPERGRLLLDGQDIRQLDPNSMRSHIGVVLQENYLFNRTVRDNIALSQPAATMDQVMRAAKLAGAHEFIIELPDGYDTVLAENGSSLSGGQRQRVAIARALLNDPAILIFDEATSALDDISQAVIQENMADICQGRTVIVIAHRLSTVKACDRIIAVDKGQIVEAGNHDQLMAANGCYAKLWSMQRV encoded by the coding sequence ATGAAGTATCAGCCTACCGCTGAAGATAGTCAAACCACGCTAACAGCCCTGCAAGGGATGCTGACTATCGCTGTATTATTACAAGCAGTTGAAGATCCAAAGCAGCATGAAGCGCTAGTGAATGAGCTCTCTAGTTTACCAATCAAACAAGCCACTAAACAATTTGCACGACAGTTGCAGCTAAGAGCTAAATTAACTGCGGCTAAAGCAGAGAAAATGACTGGTCTAGAATTACCGCTGCTGTTTTTATCGACAGAAGGTGAATATTGTTTATTGCTTAAGCTGAATGATAAACAAGCATTGATCCAACGGCCCTCTGTAGGTCGCCCAGAAGTAGTAGAAATTACTGCGCTAGAACAAATGTGGCAAGGCCCGATTATTTCAGTGTCAAGCAAAATTGTTGCTGACGGGGCGAAGCGAAAATTTGATATTAGCTGGTTTATTCCTGAATTTATCCGTCACCGCAAGCTGCTAAAGGAAGTCATTATAGCTGCTTTCTTTTTGCAAGTGGTGGCTTTGGTGTCGCCTTTATTTTTCCAGGTGGTGATGGATAAGGTATTGGTGCACCAGGCGCTATCTACACTGGATGTGTTGGTTATTGTTTTGGTTGTTGTGGCGATTTTTGAAATTGTACTAAAGGGGCTGCGTGAATATTTATTTGCCCATACCACCACGCGAATTGATGTACAATTAGGCAGCCAGTTATTCAAGCATTTATTGAATTTACCACTTATTTATTTTAAATCCCGCAGTGTCGGGGTAACAGTCATGCGGATTCGAGAGTTAGACACTATCCGTGAATTTATCACTGGAGCTGGCCTGACGTTATTAGTGGATTTAACCTTTACCATCGTATTTTTTGCGGTGATGTACTATTACTCATTCTTTTTAGCAACGTTAGTCTTATTGTCAGTGCCTCTTTATATTGGATTATCTGTTTTAATCACTAACCCGTTACAAAGCCGAATTGAAAATCTGTTTCAATGTGGGGCAATTAATAATGCCTTTTTAACTGAAACGGTTAGTGGGGTAGAAACGGTTAAAAGCCTCTCCTTAGAGCCTCAACTGCAGCGTCGTTGGGAAAGCCAAACCCATGACTATGTAAAAGCCAACTATCAGGTGCAGTGGTTACAAGTGCTAACCAGCCAAGGTGTACAGATGATTCAAAAAGTCACCATGGTGCTGGTCTTATGGTTTGGGGCAAGAATGGTAATTGATCTAGAGCTATCTATTGGTCAGTTAATTGCCTTTAATATGATGGCTAATCATGTCAGCCAACCAGTGATTCGTTTAGCAGAATTATGGCAACAGTTTGTTCAGGCCAGGGTATCAGTGGACCGTCTAGGGGATGTGTTAAATACAGTACCAGAGCAAAATAAAGAAAGTGCTCGTTTATTAGAGAAACCCAAAGGGCGCATTGATATCGATAATGTCATTTTTCGTTATCGACCCGATTTACCACCAGTTATTAATGAAATGTCACTCACTATTCAGCCAGGTGAATTAATTGGAGTGGTGGGGCCTTCTGGTTCAGGAAAAAGCACTTTAACAAAGCTGATTCAACGGTTGTATATCCCTGAGCGTGGCCGGCTGCTGCTAGATGGGCAAGATATTAGGCAGTTAGATCCTAACTCTATGCGTAGTCATATTGGTGTTGTACTGCAGGAGAATTATTTATTTAACCGAACAGTACGTGACAATATTGCACTTAGCCAACCGGCAGCTACGATGGATCAGGTGATGAGAGCAGCAAAGTTAGCCGGTGCCCACGAATTTATTATTGAACTGCCTGATGGCTATGACACGGTTTTAGCCGAAAATGGCTCTTCCCTGTCAGGTGGCCAGCGCCAGCGGGTTGCCATTGCCCGAGCCTTATTAAATGACCCGGCGATATTAATTTTTGATGAAGCCACTAGTGCGCTGGATGATATTTCCCAGGCGGTCATTCAAGAAAATATGGCTGATATTTGTCAAGGGCGTACAGTCATCGTTATTGCTCATCGTTTATCAACGGTTAAAGCCTGTGATCGAATTATTGCCGTTGATAAAGGACAGATAGTAGAAGCAGGCAACCATGATCAGCTAATGGCAGCTAATGGTTGTTATGCCAAGTTATGGTCAATGCAGCGAGTGTGA
- the moaC gene encoding cyclic pyranopterin monophosphate synthase MoaC, translating into MEKPNQTLTHIDQQGNAQMVDVTEKPATHRVARAQSIITMQPDTLAMIMSGSHKKGDVLAVARIAGIQAAKRCSDIIPLCHPLMLTSVKVQLLPEPKHNQVRVITECKVTGQTGVEMEALTAASAATLTLYDMCKAVDRGMVIQETKLLEKQGGRSGHWQTED; encoded by the coding sequence ATGGAAAAACCGAACCAAACACTGACCCATATTGACCAGCAGGGTAATGCGCAAATGGTGGATGTCACTGAAAAGCCTGCCACCCACCGGGTAGCAAGGGCTCAGTCCATCATCACTATGCAACCAGATACCCTGGCAATGATTATGTCAGGTAGTCATAAAAAAGGAGATGTGCTGGCAGTGGCTCGTATAGCCGGGATTCAGGCCGCCAAACGCTGCTCAGATATCATTCCTCTTTGTCACCCTCTCATGCTAACCAGTGTCAAAGTGCAGCTGCTACCTGAACCTAAGCATAATCAGGTTCGGGTCATCACTGAGTGCAAAGTCACTGGCCAAACCGGAGTAGAAATGGAGGCACTCACTGCCGCTTCAGCCGCGACCTTAACCCTGTACGATATGTGTAAAGCAGTGGATAGAGGGATGGTTATTCAAGAGACCAAGCTGCTGGAAAAACAAGGTGGCCGCAGTGGCCATTGGCAAACAGAGGATTAA
- the moaD gene encoding molybdopterin converting factor subunit 1 — protein MIKVLFFGRLREQLAVDSIDLNDDVESLSVMIEQLKQRGDNWQQALSNPNLKAAINQTMMPFNSAVKDGDEVALFPPVTGG, from the coding sequence ATGATTAAAGTACTATTTTTTGGCCGTTTGAGAGAGCAATTAGCCGTTGACAGCATCGACTTAAACGACGACGTTGAGTCACTATCTGTGATGATTGAGCAACTCAAGCAACGCGGCGACAACTGGCAGCAAGCCCTATCCAACCCCAATCTTAAAGCCGCCATCAACCAAACCATGATGCCTTTTAATAGTGCTGTAAAAGACGGCGATGAAGTGGCTTTATTTCCGCCAGTAACAGGAGGCTGA
- a CDS encoding molybdenum cofactor biosynthesis protein MoaE, producing the protein MISIQQAPFDIATFDQTLRKHSPKVGAIATFCGLVRDFSERPDVTAIYLEHYPGMTEKVLNELMKEAKQRWSIIDAIICHRVGQLSLGEPIVYVGVASAHRKASFAACEFLIDKLKTTAPFWKKEITSKGEHWVDERDKDQQSAAEWD; encoded by the coding sequence ATGATCAGCATTCAGCAAGCCCCTTTTGACATTGCTACCTTTGATCAAACGCTTCGCAAGCACTCCCCAAAAGTCGGTGCCATTGCCACCTTCTGCGGATTAGTCAGAGACTTCAGCGAACGACCCGATGTCACCGCAATTTACCTGGAACATTACCCAGGCATGACAGAAAAAGTGCTTAATGAATTAATGAAAGAAGCCAAGCAACGCTGGTCAATTATTGATGCGATTATTTGCCATCGCGTCGGTCAGCTATCATTGGGCGAGCCTATCGTATATGTCGGCGTCGCCAGCGCCCACCGCAAAGCATCCTTCGCCGCCTGTGAATTTTTAATCGACAAATTAAAAACCACCGCTCCTTTTTGGAAAAAAGAAATAACCTCTAAGGGAGAGCATTGGGTGGATGAGCGGGATAAAGATCAGCAGTCGGCGGCAGAGTGGGATTAG
- a CDS encoding PIN domain-containing protein — MKKYTFDTNCFIDAVNSNSHSYQPLQQILEAARNGIIQIVVSLHTLYELEQKKDEAWNLAKTFFVLDHWPIGSWDDQVGNWVQQVGSWNDAKKNDEIQKELEKLAKSGNDIRDRGAYLDALCNKCDGFITSDKQLVGSGPAKRINEHFSMPVMTPESLVQKMSL, encoded by the coding sequence ATGAAAAAGTACACTTTTGATACTAACTGTTTTATTGATGCAGTAAATTCAAACTCACATTCTTATCAACCATTACAACAAATACTAGAAGCTGCTCGTAATGGAATTATACAGATAGTTGTAAGTCTTCATACGTTGTATGAACTTGAACAAAAGAAAGATGAAGCATGGAATTTAGCTAAGACTTTCTTTGTATTGGATCACTGGCCTATAGGAAGTTGGGACGATCAAGTAGGTAATTGGGTACAACAAGTAGGTAGCTGGAATGATGCTAAAAAAAATGATGAAATACAAAAAGAATTAGAAAAGCTGGCAAAGTCTGGAAATGATATTAGGGATCGAGGTGCTTACTTAGATGCGCTATGTAATAAGTGTGACGGTTTCATTACTTCTGATAAACAACTCGTAGGCTCTGGTCCGGCAAAAAGAATTAATGAACATTTTTCAATGCCTGTTATGACACCTGAAAGTCTCGTTCAAAAGATGAGCTTATAA